The Candidatus Methylomirabilota bacterium genome includes the window GTCGCCATTGTCACCGGAGGCAACGGCGGGATCGGGCTGGGCATGGCCCGCGGACTGGCGTCGGCCGGTGCGCGGATCGTCGTCGCCGCGCGCAACCAGGAGAAGTCTCGCGCCGCCGTCGCCGAGCTGGCGCGCCTGGGGTCGGAAGCCGTCACCATCGCCGTCGATGTCGCCGAGGAGGCGTCGGTGGGCGCGCTCGTGAGAGAGACCATCGACCGCTGGGGACGGATCGACATCCTGGTGAACAACGCCGGCATCAACATCCGGAAGCCGGCGCAGGACCTGGCGCTCGAGGAATGGCGGCGGGTGATCGATACGAACCTCACCGCGGCCTTCCTCTGCGCACGGGCGGCCTATCCGGCGATGAAGGCGGCCGACGGAGGCAAGAT containing:
- a CDS encoding glucose 1-dehydrogenase, yielding MFDLKGKVAIVTGGNGGIGLGMARGLASAGARIVVAARNQEKSRAAVAELARLGSEAVTIAVDVAEEASVGALVRETIDRWGRIDILVNNAGINIRKPAQDLALEEWRRVIDTNLTAAFLCARAAYPAMKAADGGKIINIGSMMSIFGASFVPAYGASKGGIVQLTKSLACAWARDNIQVNAVLPGWIDTELTRQARQQIPGLHDTVLKRTPAGRWGLIDDLAGIAVFLASPASDFITGTAIPVDGGYSIQG